One region of Chanodichthys erythropterus isolate Z2021 chromosome 17, ASM2448905v1, whole genome shotgun sequence genomic DNA includes:
- the bud23 gene encoding probable 18S rRNA (guanine-N(7))-methyltransferase: protein MSSSCRRPEHMAPPEVFYNEDEAKKYSQNSRIIEIQSQMSERAVELLSLPDDQPCYLLDVGCGSGLSGDYLSEVGHYWVGVDISTAMLDVALRREVEGDLVLGDMGQGMPFRPGMFDGCISISALQWLCNADKKTHSPPKRLYRFFSTLYSALARGARAVFQIYPENSEQLELITAQAMKAGFTGGLVVDYPNSSKAKKFFLCLFAGVSGVLPKGLDSEATDRGVSTQAQFTSQRSRFKNMKGKSVKKSKDWIMEKKERRRRQGKDVRADTKYTGRHRRPHF from the exons ATGTCTTCAAGTTGCCGTAGACCGGAGCATATGGCTCCTCCGGAGGTG TTCTACAATGAAGATGAGGCCAAGAAATACTCCCAGAA CTCTCGGATCATAGAGATCCAGTCACAGATGTCGGAGCGAGCCGTGGAGCTGCTCAGTCTGCCGGACGATCAGCCCTGTTACCTGCTGGATGTGGG CTGCGGCTCCGGACTCAGTGGAGATTATTTATCTGAGGTCGGTCACTACTGGGTCGGTGTGGACATCAGCACAGCCATGCTGG ATGTGGCCCTGCGGCGGGAGGTGGAGGGAGATCTGGTGCTGGGGGACATGGGTCAGGGGATGCCCTTCAGACCGGGCATGTTCGACGGCTGCATAAG TATTTCAGCGCTGCAGTGGCTGTGTAACGCGGATAAGAAGACACACAGTCCTCCCAAGAGACTGTACCGCTTCTTCAGCACGCTGTACTCGGCTCTG gCGAGAGGAGCGCGCGCCGTCTTCCAGATTTACCCTGAAAACTCGGAGCAG CTGGAGCTGATAACGGCTCAGGCCATGAAAGCCGGTTTCACGGGCGGTTTGGTTGTGGATTATCCCAACAGCAGCAAAGCCAAAAA ATTTTTCCTGTGTTTGTTTGCTGGTGTATCAGGTGTTTTGCCCAAG GGTTTGGATTCAGAGGCGACTGACAGAGGCGTATCAACTCAGGCTCAGTTTACGTCACAGAG GTCCcgtttcaaaaacatgaaaggAAAGTCTGTGAAGAAGAGTAAGGACTGGATCATGGAGAAGAAGGAAAGACGGCGCCGGCAGGGGAA GGACGTGAGGGCCGACACGAAGTACACGGGTCGACACAGGAGACCTCACTTCTGA